In one window of Leptidea sinapis chromosome 9, ilLepSina1.1, whole genome shotgun sequence DNA:
- the LOC126966146 gene encoding kelch-like protein 30: protein MEYIHLYIRNREFHVRKEMLCEHSDYFRAMFSGNYIEKEQKEIHIDLLDPDTMELIVNYMIIGVIDLTEYDFATLCNISNAATFLQITELIKQMEYTLDMQLCESNWIDTMMIAEQCIYSKLRKLAVTYGLFAFKKMKVEYIPLLNTLAWYLSHPYLDSENELNVFKFGFNWLQHNETGADAILIILGCLDLNKLSVKEINEIRKLISVYEYSLALKVVECVMSLINRGGNKLDTQFLKSHKQMICQEFTERVYIEVQNLVENCPTRKLTYTPIVPMWILKDSRLEMLPQCLYSYTEEKKFEKWLEVAEKNLWGWSAVNWSGNNLVVVCGEHGRGTGLFMQDVKVYDLLRQVWVKHGVQLPPRRHGGMAVVGDELFIIGGVGTFRVVLDTAIAYDLKRRSFRKIAKFPDAIQSPGVCSHQNKVYVTGHRNIYCYEDRNGFDEWKCVVQTNIRMSCMRSFKKHIYGIQSFFSQLYRFQPGVDSRLECITTFTHLPATICDLGDRLVVFTRTIGGCTEDLSVEEYTGKADEKPKLVYTQTDTTLRVNEFAGSCEVVLTNPPTEWELSDYLQRYLKRYE from the exons atggAGTATATTCACTTATATATTAGAAACCGTGAATTCCATGTACGGAAGGAAATGCTATGTGAGCATAGTGATTATTTTCGAGCAATGTTCAGTGGCAATTATATAGAAAAAGAACAAAAGGAAATTCACATTGAT CTTCTTGATCCTGACACAATGgaattaattgttaattacaTGATTATTGGTGTAATAGATCTGACTGAATATGATTTTGCTACATTATGTAATATATCAAATGCTGCAACTTTTCTTCAAATAACAGAATTAATCAAACAAATGGAGTATACATTAGACATGCAACTATGTGAATCTAATTGGATTGATACAATGATGATTGCAGAGCAGTGCATTTACagtaaattaagaaaattagcTGTTACTTATGGGctttttgcatttaaaaaaatgaaagtaGAATATATTCCTTTACTTAATACATTGGCATGGTATTTGTCACATCCATATCTGGACTCAGAGAATGAATTAAATGTTTTCAAGTTTGGTTTCAACTGGCTTCAACATAATGAAACTGGTGCAGAtgcaatattaattatattaggcTGCTTAGACTTAAACAAATTATCCGTAAaggaaattaatgaaataaggaAATTAATAAGTGTTTATGAGTACAGTTTGGCACTGAAAGTTGTTGAATGTGTAATGTCATTGATAAATAGGGGTGGAAATAAATTAGACACCCAGTTTCTAAAATCACATAAGCAAATGATATGCCAGGAGTTTACTGAGAGAGTATATATTGAAGTGCAGAATTTAGTGGAAAACTGTCCAACCCGGAAATTGACTTACACTCCCATTGTACCGATGTGGATTTTGAAAGACTCAAGATTGGAGATGCTGCCTCAATGTCTATATTCATATACAGAAGAGAAGAAGTTTGAGAAATGGTTAGAAGTTGCAGAGAAGAACCTTTGGGGTTGGAGTGCTGTTAATTGGAGTGGCAATAACTTGGTTGTTGTCTGTGGAGAGCATGGTCGAGGCACAGGTTTATTTATGCAGGATGTTAAAGTTTATGATTTGTTGAGACAGGTGTGGGTTAAACATGGTGTGCAGTTGCCACCAAGGAGACATGGCGGGATGGCTGTTGTGGGAGATGAGTTATTTATCATTGGTGGTGTGGGTACTTTCAG GGTCGTTTTAGATACTGCCATTGCTTATGACCTAAAGCGCAGATCATTCCGAAAAATTGCTAAATTTCCAGACGCTATACAGAGTCCAGGTGTCTGTAGCCATCAGAATAAAGTATATGTAACAGGACACAGGAATATATACTGTTATGAAGACAGGAATGGTTTTGATGAGTGGAAATGTGTTgttcaaacaaatattagaatgAGCTGCATGAGATCATTTAAGAAGCACATCTATGGTATCCAGAGCTTCTTCAGTCAGCTTTATCGCTTTCAACCAGGGGTCGATAGTAGAttagaatgtataactacattTACACATCTTCCAGCGACTATATGTGATTTGG GTGATCGCCTTGTTGTgttcactcgaacgattggtgGATGCACAGAGGATTTATCAGTTGAAGAGTACACTGGAAAGGCTGATGAGAAGCCAAAACTTGTCTACACACAAACCGATACTACGTTGAGAGTGAACGAATTTGCTGGGTCGTGCGAAGTGGTCCTTACGAATCCGCCTACTGAGTGGGAACTCTCCGATTATTTGCAACGATACTTGAAGCGATACGAGTAA